In a single window of the Rhodoferax saidenbachensis genome:
- a CDS encoding peptidase domain-containing ABC transporter, translated as MADRFPHTTIQCLAALAQHHRLAINPERLIEDYALQAEEPPTATVLRIAADIGLKARADKFTWDSLQAQGGVFPLIARMADGNCVIVMATSDKAGGQVAILNPLADNPTEVLFVDREKFCAQWKGDVFLMKRVFSANEEKQPFGFRWFIPEILKQKAAFRDIAIAAIALHFLGLASPMFFQLVIDKVLVHQSESTLWTLGIGVTIALVFESLFGFLRQILTLAASNKIDMRLTRRVFSHLLSLPIDYFETTTAGVITRHMQQVEKIRAFLTGRMFFTVLDATSLFIFLPILFAYSVKLAMVTLAFTLMIAAIVMAMVPIYQRRLNDLYTAEGQRQSMMVETIHGMRTVKALAIEPAQRRQWDQRSAQSINMHFRVGKLGITGNTITDFLGKLLPIVIIVMGAQEVFDQTLSVGALIGFQMISGRVISPLMAIVGLVNDYQETVLSVRMLGEIMNRAPEGRAGAGGLRPELVGEISFEDVTFRYPGSSATALDHASLTIQAGTVVGVVGRSGSGKTTLTKLIQGLYNVQEGIVRFDRIDAREIELPHLRRQIGVVLQENFLFRGTVRDNIAAARPEATFEEIVAAADAAGASEFIERLPQGYSTLLEEGATNLSGGQKQRLSIARTLVTKPRILILDEAASALDPESEAIFIRNLSRIAVGRTVIMISHRLSTLVNADAILVMQQGRLVDSGRHAELLTRSETYQQLWNQQTSHI; from the coding sequence ATGGCAGATCGCTTTCCTCATACAACCATTCAGTGCCTGGCGGCGCTTGCACAGCATCATCGCCTGGCGATCAACCCTGAGCGGCTGATTGAGGACTATGCGCTGCAGGCGGAAGAGCCGCCGACGGCGACGGTACTGCGGATTGCGGCTGATATCGGCTTGAAGGCCCGGGCAGACAAGTTCACCTGGGATAGCCTGCAAGCGCAAGGTGGGGTGTTTCCTCTCATCGCGCGCATGGCGGATGGGAATTGCGTCATCGTCATGGCCACTTCAGACAAAGCTGGCGGACAAGTCGCGATTCTGAATCCTCTGGCCGACAACCCTACAGAAGTGCTGTTTGTTGATCGTGAGAAATTCTGCGCTCAATGGAAGGGCGATGTTTTTCTGATGAAGCGCGTCTTTAGCGCCAATGAAGAAAAACAACCATTTGGCTTTCGATGGTTCATTCCTGAGATCCTCAAACAGAAAGCCGCATTCCGGGACATCGCGATAGCAGCGATTGCGCTGCACTTTCTGGGCTTGGCCTCGCCCATGTTCTTCCAACTGGTGATCGATAAGGTTCTGGTGCACCAGAGCGAATCCACGTTGTGGACGTTGGGCATAGGCGTCACGATTGCATTGGTGTTTGAATCATTGTTCGGATTTTTGCGGCAAATACTGACACTTGCAGCCTCCAACAAGATTGATATGCGCCTGACGCGCCGTGTTTTCTCGCATCTGCTGTCGCTACCCATTGATTATTTTGAAACGACAACTGCGGGTGTGATTACACGTCACATGCAACAGGTGGAGAAAATCCGGGCATTTCTGACCGGGCGCATGTTTTTCACGGTTCTTGATGCAACCTCTTTGTTTATCTTTTTGCCGATTTTGTTCGCCTATTCCGTGAAGCTGGCGATGGTCACGCTGGCATTTACACTGATGATTGCGGCCATTGTTATGGCCATGGTGCCGATCTACCAGCGACGCCTCAATGATCTGTATACGGCGGAAGGGCAGCGCCAGTCGATGATGGTGGAAACCATTCATGGCATGCGCACGGTCAAGGCGCTGGCTATCGAACCTGCCCAGCGTCGGCAATGGGATCAGCGCTCTGCGCAATCCATCAATATGCACTTCCGGGTTGGTAAGCTGGGCATTACGGGAAATACGATCACCGATTTCTTGGGCAAACTGTTACCTATTGTCATCATCGTGATGGGTGCCCAAGAGGTGTTTGATCAGACCCTTTCGGTGGGTGCATTGATAGGGTTTCAGATGATTTCCGGACGGGTCATTTCTCCGCTGATGGCGATTGTCGGGTTAGTGAATGATTACCAGGAAACAGTATTGTCGGTACGCATGTTGGGCGAAATCATGAATCGCGCGCCTGAAGGACGTGCCGGCGCTGGCGGCCTTCGTCCAGAGCTGGTCGGGGAAATCTCCTTCGAGGATGTCACTTTCAGGTATCCGGGCTCCAGTGCCACTGCTTTGGATCATGCCAGTCTGACTATCCAGGCAGGTACCGTAGTGGGTGTAGTGGGCCGTAGCGGTTCCGGAAAAACTACCTTGACAAAGTTGATCCAAGGGCTTTACAACGTACAAGAAGGCATTGTTAGATTCGACAGAATCGATGCGCGCGAGATAGAGCTGCCGCATTTGCGCCGCCAAATCGGCGTCGTCTTGCAAGAAAACTTCTTGTTTCGCGGCACAGTGCGTGACAACATTGCAGCAGCGAGGCCTGAGGCCACTTTTGAAGAGATTGTTGCTGCGGCAGATGCCGCGGGAGCGTCAGAGTTTATTGAGCGGCTGCCACAGGGCTATAGCACTCTACTGGAAGAAGGCGCCACCAATTTGTCCGGTGGACAGAAACAGAGGTTGTCCATTGCACGCACGCTGGTGACCAAACCCCGTATTCTGATTCTGGACGAAGCCGCCAGTGCGCTGGATCCAGAAAGTGAAGCCATCTTCATCCGAAATCTTTCGCGGATCGCTGTTGGGCGTACCGTCATCATGATTTCCCATCGGTTGTCCACGCTGGTGAATGCCGACGCCATACTGGTCATGCAGCAGGGCCGTCTGGTGGACAGCGGTCGCCACGCAGAGTTGCTGACGCGCAGTGAAACATACCAGCAGCTCTGGAACCAACAGACAAGCCACATATGA
- a CDS encoding HlyD family type I secretion periplasmic adaptor subunit, with the protein MKTSWSIFRWGKGGKTAIDYLPDADEIERSPLPPFAQVTMHILISGVVAFGLWASFAKLDQVVVAQGSLVNPLPNIVVQPLETSIIQSIDVRVGQVVKKGDVLAKLDSTFVRADDNQLRVRLDSLERQAKGLQQELSGQVSLNREDASADGQLQADLLSERRANYKAQRLKMDETAAKLRAALATNRRDQGLAASRLKALREIESMQEKLVAQKIGAPLQLMEAQIKSKEVERDLAQVSNREQEILRELAAFEAEKTAFERGWRQKAMEELLTVSRERDALNEQLQKADKRHNLVTMEAPEDAVVLDIIKLSPGSIVREAETFFTLVPLNSILEAEVRIDSVDIGYIKPGHPVHLKIDAFPFQKHGSIDAKIRTISEDAFRRDASAKGAADVYYSARITLGDTKLKNMREGARLLPGMTLSAEIVVGERSVMSYLSWPLTKGLNEAGREP; encoded by the coding sequence ATGAAAACGTCGTGGTCCATCTTTCGTTGGGGTAAGGGCGGCAAAACGGCGATCGACTATTTGCCGGATGCAGATGAAATCGAGCGAAGCCCTTTGCCGCCGTTTGCCCAGGTGACCATGCACATCCTGATTTCAGGTGTGGTGGCGTTTGGCTTATGGGCCAGTTTCGCAAAACTTGACCAGGTAGTTGTTGCGCAAGGGAGCCTGGTGAACCCGCTACCCAATATCGTTGTGCAACCCCTTGAGACTTCCATCATCCAGAGTATCGATGTGCGAGTGGGGCAGGTTGTCAAAAAGGGAGATGTTCTGGCGAAGCTGGACTCTACGTTTGTGCGTGCAGACGACAACCAGCTGCGTGTACGGCTGGATAGTCTGGAGCGGCAGGCGAAAGGTCTGCAACAGGAGTTGTCTGGGCAGGTCTCTCTCAATCGTGAGGATGCCAGTGCGGATGGGCAGCTCCAGGCTGACCTGCTCTCAGAGCGACGGGCGAACTACAAAGCCCAGCGGCTAAAAATGGATGAGACCGCGGCGAAGTTACGCGCAGCGCTGGCGACCAATCGACGTGACCAAGGGCTTGCGGCCTCTCGCTTGAAGGCGCTCAGAGAAATTGAATCAATGCAGGAGAAGTTGGTCGCTCAAAAGATTGGGGCTCCACTGCAGTTGATGGAGGCACAGATCAAGAGCAAGGAAGTTGAGCGTGATTTGGCGCAAGTGTCGAATCGAGAGCAGGAAATACTGCGCGAGCTGGCCGCTTTCGAAGCCGAAAAAACCGCCTTCGAAAGAGGTTGGCGCCAAAAAGCGATGGAGGAGTTGCTAACCGTTTCCCGTGAACGCGACGCGCTGAACGAGCAACTTCAAAAAGCGGATAAACGGCACAATCTGGTCACCATGGAAGCGCCGGAAGATGCTGTGGTGCTGGACATCATCAAATTGTCCCCGGGGTCCATTGTGCGAGAGGCAGAAACATTCTTCACTTTGGTTCCCCTCAACAGCATTTTGGAGGCAGAGGTTCGTATTGACTCCGTGGATATCGGATATATCAAGCCAGGACACCCGGTTCATTTGAAAATCGATGCCTTCCCTTTTCAAAAGCACGGTTCGATTGATGCCAAGATACGCACCATCAGTGAAGATGCATTTCGTCGCGACGCCTCTGCGAAGGGGGCGGCGGATGTGTACTACAGTGCGCGTATCACCCTGGGGGACACCAAGCTCAAGAATATGCGTGAAGGGGCACGGCTATTGCCGGGCATGACGTTAAGTGCCGAAATCGTGGTGGGTGAGCGGTCGGTGATGTCGTATTTGTCCTGGCCATTGACCAAGGGGTTGAATGAGGCGGGGCGGGAGCCTTAA
- a CDS encoding class I SAM-dependent methyltransferase has protein sequence MNENTQGRLLDFFENHEHRIIHKWMHYFEIYERHFSKFQGQEVSVLEFGVLHGGSLQMWRHYFGERAHIYGVDINPRCGDLSDPNITVLVGNQEDVDSLRTIKNSLPLMDIIIDDGGHSMLQQTLTFEELYGHLKEGGIYLCEDMHTSYWPEFGGGYRKPDSFMEYSKKLIDQLNAWHSRGEGLAVDAFAETTFGMHYYDSILVIEKRKINPPHARMKGTPSFPLTPGAMAVHEKG, from the coding sequence ATGAATGAAAACACACAAGGGCGCCTGCTGGATTTCTTTGAGAATCACGAGCACCGAATCATCCATAAGTGGATGCATTACTTTGAGATATATGAGCGACATTTCTCAAAGTTCCAAGGACAAGAAGTCTCGGTTCTGGAGTTCGGCGTGCTGCATGGTGGATCGCTGCAAATGTGGCGGCACTACTTTGGCGAACGGGCACATATCTACGGTGTAGATATCAATCCACGTTGCGGAGATCTGAGCGACCCGAACATTACGGTTCTAGTGGGTAATCAGGAAGATGTTGATTCTTTGCGGACCATCAAGAATAGTCTGCCGTTGATGGACATCATCATTGACGACGGCGGCCACTCGATGCTGCAGCAGACACTGACTTTTGAAGAGCTCTATGGTCACTTGAAGGAGGGAGGCATTTACTTGTGTGAAGACATGCACACAAGTTACTGGCCCGAGTTTGGTGGTGGTTATCGAAAACCCGATAGCTTCATGGAGTACTCCAAAAAGCTGATTGACCAATTGAATGCATGGCATTCACGAGGGGAGGGATTGGCTGTAGATGCATTTGCCGAGACTACGTTCGGGATGCACTATTACGACAGTATTCTGGTGATTGAAAAGCGGAAAATCAATCCTCCGCACGCGCGCATGAAAGGGACTCCTTCTTTTCCGCTAACGCCGGGCGCTATGGCTGTGCACGAGAAGGGGTAG
- a CDS encoding bifunctional glycosyltransferase/class I SAM-dependent methyltransferase has translation MAPENIPVVVVSYNAPDILEILLRSFRQFYQNKIYVIDGSSDAFSTPIRQVASAVEGVELISFGYNIHHGPGMAWAIRNLPINGKVLFLDSDVEVLAAGFIESLDSYLAPGMYGVGNVLSVNRSGLNRPDEAQVAYLHPSCMLCNMEVMRQWPLPIKHGAPMLQTMLTLQEAGASLLIRHVEWVKNDNTSGANRIYIKHDWQGTVQRTGGYHYEAPSDLRYNRDLLSCIPANAKKIIEVGCNTGALARAYRSTNPLCRYLGIEINAAALSEARAHCDFVWDLNIEQVADEFLEAERDCDCWIFGDVLEHLIDPWAVLERIRKVMPEHAVLLACIPNVQHWSVQARISVGNFVYEPYGLLDKTHLRWFTRKTITQMFEGAGYRINALMPRIFEDPAREKFMPLIHAMAQAAGDDPAIACQDALALQYIVHAHAMR, from the coding sequence ATGGCGCCTGAGAATATCCCGGTTGTCGTGGTTTCTTACAACGCGCCCGACATCCTGGAGATTTTGCTACGGTCTTTCAGGCAGTTCTACCAAAACAAGATATACGTCATTGACGGATCTTCTGACGCTTTCTCGACGCCCATTCGGCAGGTGGCATCGGCTGTTGAGGGGGTGGAGCTTATATCTTTCGGGTACAACATTCACCATGGGCCGGGGATGGCTTGGGCGATTAGAAACTTGCCGATCAATGGCAAGGTTCTCTTTTTGGACTCTGATGTGGAGGTCCTAGCTGCGGGTTTCATTGAGTCACTTGACAGTTACCTTGCGCCCGGTATGTACGGTGTGGGCAACGTCCTCAGCGTCAACCGATCGGGATTGAATCGCCCGGACGAGGCGCAAGTGGCTTACCTACACCCCTCCTGCATGTTGTGCAATATGGAGGTCATGCGACAGTGGCCGTTGCCCATCAAACATGGTGCCCCCATGTTGCAAACCATGCTGACATTGCAGGAAGCTGGTGCTTCCTTGTTGATCCGGCATGTCGAGTGGGTCAAGAATGACAATACCTCTGGGGCAAACAGGATCTACATCAAACATGACTGGCAAGGCACTGTTCAGCGCACGGGAGGCTACCATTACGAGGCCCCCTCCGATCTTCGATACAACAGAGATTTGCTGAGTTGCATTCCCGCAAATGCCAAAAAAATCATTGAAGTAGGGTGCAACACGGGAGCGTTGGCCCGGGCGTATCGCAGCACCAATCCACTATGTCGCTACCTGGGCATTGAGATAAATGCTGCGGCTTTGAGTGAGGCCAGAGCCCATTGCGACTTTGTATGGGACTTGAATATTGAGCAGGTCGCAGACGAATTTCTCGAGGCCGAGCGGGATTGTGATTGCTGGATTTTTGGTGATGTTCTGGAGCACCTGATAGATCCGTGGGCGGTTCTGGAAAGAATTCGTAAGGTCATGCCCGAGCATGCCGTTTTACTGGCATGTATTCCCAATGTTCAGCATTGGAGTGTGCAAGCGCGCATTTCTGTTGGGAACTTTGTATATGAGCCTTATGGGCTGTTGGATAAGACGCACTTGCGCTGGTTTACACGCAAAACCATTACCCAAATGTTTGAAGGGGCCGGATACAGAATCAATGCCCTGATGCCGCGTATTTTTGAAGATCCAGCACGGGAAAAATTTATGCCCTTGATTCACGCGATGGCCCAAGCGGCGGGTGATGATCCGGCCATAGCATGTCAAGATGCGCTCGCACTGCAATACATCGTGCATGCACATGCAATGCGCTAG
- a CDS encoding FkbM family methyltransferase, translating to MLPRVNLVRTDSADFLLFSTDDAVSKTIYSTGTWASPLLAISKMFYQDEAAPFIMDIGANLGAYTIPIAKDVASMDGMVYAYEPQRIVFYQLCGNAFLNRLDNVFPFNMAIGDTEGSVLIPSINYKDSKNIGGFTLDQDAHSHLGPVAIDGKDQGHAVRLACLDNLDVPKSPSLIKIDVEGLELQVLKGAVKFLEKHQYPPMLLEAWNLDWFQERRKELLDFLAHLGYECFAIQDELIAQHPLCQRQIQFKIEASTIQMARVR from the coding sequence ATGCTGCCACGCGTCAACTTAGTCCGCACCGATTCCGCTGATTTCTTGCTGTTCTCCACCGATGATGCGGTGTCCAAGACCATCTATTCCACAGGAACCTGGGCATCTCCGCTACTGGCGATCAGCAAGATGTTTTATCAAGACGAGGCTGCGCCGTTCATCATGGATATTGGCGCCAATCTGGGGGCTTACACCATCCCCATCGCCAAAGATGTTGCCAGCATGGACGGCATGGTGTATGCCTATGAACCGCAACGCATCGTGTTCTACCAGTTATGCGGAAATGCCTTTCTAAATCGATTAGACAATGTTTTTCCATTCAACATGGCAATTGGCGACACGGAGGGCAGCGTGCTGATTCCCTCTATCAACTACAAGGATTCCAAGAATATCGGAGGATTCACACTTGATCAGGACGCGCATTCGCACCTGGGGCCGGTTGCCATTGATGGCAAAGACCAGGGGCATGCTGTGCGATTAGCCTGCCTTGACAACCTCGATGTTCCGAAAAGTCCGTCTTTGATAAAGATTGACGTGGAAGGCCTGGAACTGCAGGTGCTCAAGGGCGCAGTGAAATTCCTGGAAAAACACCAATATCCGCCCATGCTCTTGGAGGCATGGAATCTCGACTGGTTTCAGGAAAGGCGCAAGGAACTCCTGGACTTCCTGGCCCATTTGGGCTACGAGTGCTTCGCTATCCAGGATGAGTTGATTGCCCAACACCCCCTATGTCAGCGGCAAATTCAATTCAAGATTGAGGCATCTACGATACAAATGGCCCGTGTACGCTAG
- a CDS encoding glycosyltransferase family 2 protein — MFTIIIPTHNRPALLQRTLRSLIAQTYRNFTVIIVDDSAAYVPPYEELLLLKGQYVYIIRSGNEGPAESRNMGVSIARSKYVLFLDDDDTYAPNHLEVLARCIGDHSPALLFHDFQVCNETRTTSPPTQLSLEPISISGVTRDSVYIRNRIPNSCLVYRRDVIAHLQHESDMAIYEDWDFLLKCLQDHDLTYAPLDSVIIHKSVADTPENMRRGNSHNEKIMETMMHLYRKHKAPNMDTRLARQALIASAGTTLALEFF, encoded by the coding sequence ATGTTCACCATAATTATTCCTACACACAATAGGCCGGCCTTGCTGCAGCGCACGCTGCGGTCCCTGATCGCGCAGACCTATCGAAACTTCACGGTCATCATTGTGGACGACTCCGCAGCGTATGTCCCCCCTTACGAAGAGCTTCTGTTGCTCAAAGGGCAGTATGTGTACATCATCCGCAGCGGCAACGAAGGGCCGGCGGAAAGCAGAAATATGGGAGTCTCGATTGCACGCTCCAAATACGTCTTATTTCTGGATGACGACGATACTTATGCGCCAAACCACCTTGAAGTACTGGCCCGCTGCATTGGTGACCATTCGCCAGCACTCCTGTTTCATGACTTTCAGGTATGCAATGAAACACGAACGACCTCGCCTCCGACACAGCTGTCGCTAGAACCCATTTCAATCTCGGGCGTGACACGTGACAGCGTCTACATCCGCAACAGAATTCCCAATAGCTGCCTGGTCTACCGCAGGGATGTTATTGCGCATCTTCAGCACGAGTCCGACATGGCAATTTACGAAGATTGGGATTTTTTACTCAAATGCCTGCAAGACCATGATTTGACGTATGCCCCCCTGGACTCCGTCATCATTCACAAATCGGTAGCAGACACGCCCGAAAACATGCGCAGGGGAAACTCCCATAACGAAAAAATCATGGAGACCATGATGCATCTGTACCGCAAACACAAAGCGCCCAATATGGATACACGCCTTGCCCGGCAGGCCTTGATCGCAAGCGCCGGGACTACTTTGGCACTGGAATTTTTCTAA
- a CDS encoding glycosyltransferase family 92 protein, with the protein MKIAIASIQRNRNPYIIEWIAFHLAMGFNQFYIYCHKTTDGMTEKLLQLGKRYPIHVFALEEDDFPQIHAYQHAWTNFGKAVDWMAFIDGDEFLFPTQTSSIQDALAPYNDKPLSALGVYWKCYGSNGHVADPSGLVLENYPRHSQSDFSPNRHIKSIVKGGADANPNRSHMFETALGTFDERMRPITHGCMLDYEPTYDHFRINHYVVQSRDFFFKIKQGMGAADLPQGVRRQDEFFANHDHNEEDDGVARALLPRLKDKVSELTHYLTTEKSPPSPAAGVRAIVQDYHLVQTIPPGEYRFAGNSVGLKEIVGHIFPNPARNVSLLDIGFGLGDLGRIVKTNPALQHWQVDGIDGFWDACCNTELFSQGHYRNIWHGLAQDLPMESLQAYDLICLFDVIEHLEPAPAKQLLTDLLNSLGPESKLVLSTPLWFWPQAHQNSDDLEEHKIGIPGQSLLLLSPRMYHIHAQFLVGTFVFGKESLEHIDNFVPTTDRNFNMTAGLQHLHTLGVKADGVLYIAP; encoded by the coding sequence GTGAAAATTGCCATTGCCTCGATTCAACGCAATCGAAACCCCTACATCATCGAGTGGATCGCTTTCCACCTCGCGATGGGTTTCAACCAGTTTTATATCTACTGCCACAAGACCACCGATGGCATGACGGAGAAGCTGCTCCAGCTGGGCAAACGCTACCCCATCCATGTTTTCGCGCTGGAAGAAGATGATTTCCCCCAGATCCATGCCTACCAGCACGCATGGACGAATTTCGGCAAAGCCGTGGACTGGATGGCGTTCATTGACGGCGACGAGTTTCTGTTTCCCACGCAGACCTCATCCATCCAAGACGCATTGGCGCCCTACAACGACAAACCGCTGTCTGCCCTGGGCGTGTACTGGAAGTGCTACGGCAGCAACGGCCATGTGGCGGACCCCAGCGGCTTGGTGCTGGAAAACTACCCGCGGCACAGCCAGTCCGACTTTTCACCGAACCGGCACATTAAGTCCATCGTCAAAGGTGGAGCCGATGCCAACCCTAACCGCTCCCATATGTTTGAAACGGCGCTGGGCACTTTCGATGAACGCATGCGCCCCATCACCCACGGCTGCATGCTGGACTACGAGCCCACCTACGACCACTTCCGCATCAACCACTATGTCGTGCAAAGCCGGGATTTCTTCTTCAAAATCAAACAGGGCATGGGAGCCGCCGACCTTCCCCAAGGCGTGCGGCGGCAGGACGAATTCTTCGCCAACCACGACCACAATGAAGAAGATGACGGCGTGGCGCGCGCATTGTTACCCCGTTTGAAAGACAAGGTGTCCGAATTGACGCACTACTTGACGACCGAAAAATCGCCCCCTTCGCCCGCAGCGGGTGTGCGGGCCATTGTGCAGGACTACCACCTGGTCCAAACCATCCCACCCGGGGAATACCGCTTTGCCGGCAACTCTGTGGGCCTCAAAGAGATCGTCGGACACATCTTCCCAAACCCTGCACGCAATGTGTCGTTGCTCGACATCGGCTTTGGCCTCGGTGACTTGGGGCGTATCGTCAAAACCAATCCCGCACTGCAGCATTGGCAGGTGGATGGCATCGATGGCTTCTGGGACGCATGCTGCAATACGGAACTATTCAGCCAAGGCCACTACCGGAACATCTGGCATGGTTTGGCCCAGGATCTGCCCATGGAGTCCCTACAGGCTTATGACTTGATTTGCCTGTTCGATGTCATAGAGCACTTGGAGCCGGCCCCTGCCAAACAGTTGTTGACAGATTTATTGAATTCGCTGGGGCCAGAATCCAAATTGGTTCTCAGCACACCACTGTGGTTCTGGCCACAAGCCCACCAGAATTCCGATGATCTGGAAGAACACAAAATTGGCATCCCGGGACAATCGTTACTCCTGCTGTCTCCGCGGATGTACCACATTCATGCCCAATTTCTTGTCGGAACCTTCGTATTTGGCAAAGAGAGCCTGGAGCACATCGACAATTTTGTTCCCACGACAGATCGCAACTTCAATATGACTGCCGGGCTGCAACACCTTCACACCCTTGGAGTAAAAGCCGACGGTGTTCTCTACATCGCGCCTTGA
- a CDS encoding NAD-dependent epimerase/dehydratase family protein yields the protein MKLLVTGGCGYKGHVLVPKLLKRGYDVVVLDTVWFGNFLAPHPQLTVIQGDVRDIDAISLDGVDGIIHLSSIANDPCGDLNPKLTWEVSALATMQLADKARRHGVKRFIYASSGSVYGIKDEPQVTEDLELKPISEYNKTKMVGERVLLSYADDMCVQIVRPATVCGYSPRMRLDVSVNMLTMQALSKGKITVFGGAQTRPNIHIDDITDVYLHLLDHPEVTGVYNAGFENISILDIANLVTKHVPVEVVVTESNDPRSYRVNSDRLLATGYKPKKTVEDAIQEIIQKFRSGELKDEPHFHNLHWMQKTVLAPVPA from the coding sequence ATGAAACTTCTTGTCACCGGTGGATGTGGTTACAAAGGGCACGTTCTGGTGCCCAAACTGTTGAAACGCGGCTATGACGTCGTCGTTCTGGACACGGTCTGGTTTGGTAATTTTCTGGCGCCGCACCCCCAACTGACGGTGATCCAGGGGGATGTACGCGACATTGACGCCATCTCGCTGGACGGTGTGGACGGCATCATCCACCTGTCTTCCATCGCCAACGACCCCTGCGGGGACCTGAACCCCAAATTGACCTGGGAAGTGAGTGCCCTGGCCACCATGCAGTTGGCCGACAAAGCGCGCCGCCATGGCGTGAAGCGCTTCATCTATGCATCGTCCGGCAGTGTCTATGGCATCAAGGACGAGCCGCAGGTCACCGAAGATCTGGAGCTCAAACCCATTTCCGAATACAACAAGACCAAGATGGTTGGCGAGCGGGTATTGCTGAGCTACGCCGACGACATGTGCGTTCAGATCGTGCGCCCTGCCACCGTCTGTGGGTATTCGCCGCGCATGCGGCTGGACGTGTCTGTCAACATGCTGACCATGCAGGCGCTGTCCAAAGGCAAGATCACCGTGTTCGGCGGTGCGCAAACCCGGCCCAACATCCATATCGACGACATTACCGATGTCTACCTGCATCTGCTTGATCACCCGGAAGTCACCGGCGTCTACAACGCGGGCTTCGAGAACATCTCCATCCTGGACATCGCCAACCTGGTCACCAAGCATGTGCCGGTGGAGGTGGTGGTGACAGAGTCCAATGACCCGCGCTCCTACCGTGTGAACTCGGACCGCCTGCTGGCAACCGGGTACAAGCCCAAAAAGACGGTGGAAGACGCCATTCAGGAAATCATCCAGAAATTCCGCAGCGGCGAACTCAAAGACGAGCCGCATTTCCACAACCTGCACTGGATGCAGAAAACGGTGCTGGCGCCGGTGCCGGCCTGA
- a CDS encoding SIS domain-containing protein — protein MPNSDLFTGYAQRLGQVLATADWSGVEHLARAMLRAWQEGHQVFFCGNGGSAGNAIHLANDFVYGIARTTGGGIRALSLSANSAVITCLANDVGYDKIYSEQLAVQGEKGDVLIVLSGSGNSPNIVAVLEQAKQMGITSYAVLGYSGGKCKSLADVAIHFPVDDMQIAEDLQLVVGHMLMQWLYEHRPQATAQVQ, from the coding sequence ATGCCGAACAGCGACCTGTTCACCGGATACGCCCAGCGATTGGGCCAGGTGCTGGCGACGGCTGACTGGAGCGGCGTGGAGCACCTGGCGCGTGCCATGCTACGTGCCTGGCAGGAGGGGCACCAGGTGTTCTTCTGCGGCAACGGCGGCAGTGCCGGCAACGCCATTCACCTGGCCAACGACTTCGTCTACGGCATTGCGCGCACGACCGGTGGCGGCATACGTGCCCTGTCGCTGTCGGCAAACTCTGCCGTGATCACCTGCCTGGCCAACGATGTCGGTTACGACAAGATCTACTCCGAGCAGTTGGCGGTGCAGGGCGAGAAGGGGGATGTTCTCATCGTCCTGTCTGGTAGCGGCAACTCGCCCAACATTGTGGCCGTGCTGGAGCAGGCCAAGCAGATGGGCATTACGTCCTATGCGGTGCTGGGCTATAGCGGTGGAAAATGCAAGTCGCTGGCCGACGTTGCCATCCACTTCCCGGTGGACGACATGCAAATCGCTGAAGACCTGCAACTGGTGGTGGGCCACATGCTGATGCAGTGGCTGTACGAGCACCGCCCGCAGGCGACTGCGCAAGTGCAATAA